One Alicyclobacillus vulcanalis genomic region harbors:
- a CDS encoding sirohydrochlorin chelatase: protein MSGEERALLFIGHGTRLGEGLAMWHGFVDDVVRVAGLSPDRVGRAFVELVRPDVTEALIEWARAGVRHVHMVPLLLFSAGHMQVDLPDAVARAEQAVGPLDLTWSPPFGDEPGFVEVAADRAEELIAQAGEGVGVVLVGRGNRDEAAQGAFAAVAEAVGRRVRVPLVHGYLAGTGRPLESALDALWEQGCREVAVVPYLWFPGLLTKELPTRLAQWGQTRRAAFRVADPLGRDPRLVALVAARAREGLH, encoded by the coding sequence ATGAGCGGCGAAGAGCGCGCCCTTCTCTTCATCGGCCACGGGACGAGGCTCGGCGAGGGCCTGGCCATGTGGCATGGGTTTGTGGACGACGTCGTGCGGGTCGCGGGGCTTTCGCCAGACAGGGTGGGCCGCGCGTTCGTCGAGCTCGTCCGGCCAGACGTCACCGAGGCGCTCATCGAATGGGCTCGGGCGGGAGTGCGGCACGTGCACATGGTGCCGCTTCTTCTGTTTTCGGCGGGCCACATGCAAGTCGACTTGCCCGACGCAGTCGCCCGCGCCGAACAGGCCGTGGGCCCGCTCGATCTCACCTGGAGCCCGCCCTTTGGCGACGAACCGGGGTTCGTCGAGGTGGCCGCGGATCGCGCGGAGGAGCTTATCGCTCAGGCGGGGGAGGGCGTCGGCGTCGTCCTGGTCGGGCGCGGCAATCGCGACGAGGCCGCGCAGGGCGCGTTTGCCGCGGTGGCCGAGGCCGTGGGTCGCCGCGTTCGGGTGCCGCTTGTCCACGGGTACTTGGCCGGCACGGGCCGCCCGCTCGAGTCGGCGCTCGACGCGCTATGGGAACAGGGGTGCCGTGAAGTGGCGGTGGTTCCGTATCTATGGTTTCCGGGGCTTCTCACCAAGGAGCTTCCCACGAGGCTGGCGCAGTGGGGACAAACGCGGCGGGCGGCCTTTCGCGTGGCCGATCCGCTCGGCCGGGATCCGCGGCTCGTGGCGCTCGTGGCGGCGCGGGCGAGGGAAGGCCTGCATTGA
- the purU gene encoding formyltetrahydrofolate deformylase, which yields MTSRENRGRLLISCPDQIGIVGAIGQFLASCGANIAESAQHSTAPWGGDFFMRVEFELEDLARREDALCDDFAKLAEAYQMRWRYHPARKKKRMAIFVSRELHCLQELLWEWQDGLLDAELKMVISNHEDARPLVESLGIPYHYVPVTPESKASAEQKQLELLDGQVDVIVLARYMQILSPSFLEHYPQRIINIHHSFLPAFIGRNPYQRAYQRGVKLIGATAHYVTEELDEGPIIEQDVMRVDHRFTALDLRIAGRQVERAVLSRAVKWHLEDKIIVHGNKTIVFA from the coding sequence ATGACATCCCGAGAGAATCGCGGCCGCTTGCTCATCTCGTGTCCGGATCAGATTGGCATCGTCGGCGCCATCGGCCAGTTCCTCGCCTCGTGCGGGGCGAATATCGCGGAGTCGGCGCAACACTCCACGGCCCCGTGGGGCGGAGACTTCTTTATGCGCGTGGAGTTTGAGCTCGAGGATTTGGCCCGTCGCGAAGACGCGCTCTGTGACGACTTTGCAAAATTGGCAGAGGCGTATCAGATGCGCTGGCGATACCATCCCGCGCGGAAAAAGAAGCGGATGGCCATTTTCGTTTCGCGCGAGCTGCACTGTCTCCAGGAGCTGTTGTGGGAGTGGCAAGACGGCCTTTTGGACGCGGAACTGAAGATGGTCATCTCGAATCACGAGGACGCGAGGCCGCTCGTCGAAAGCCTTGGCATCCCCTACCATTACGTGCCCGTGACGCCGGAGAGCAAAGCTTCCGCCGAACAGAAGCAGCTCGAGCTGCTCGACGGGCAGGTGGACGTGATCGTCCTCGCGCGGTATATGCAGATCCTGAGCCCTTCGTTTCTCGAACATTATCCGCAGCGGATCATCAATATCCACCACTCGTTTTTGCCGGCCTTCATCGGGCGCAACCCGTATCAGCGGGCGTATCAGCGAGGCGTGAAGCTCATCGGGGCGACGGCCCACTACGTCACAGAGGAGCTGGACGAGGGACCCATTATTGAGCAGGACGTGATGCGGGTGGATCACCGGTTCACCGCGCTTGACCTGCGCATCGCCGGGCGCCAGGTGGAGCGGGCGGTGCTCTCCCGCGCGGTCAAGTGGCACCTGGAGGACAAGATCATTGTGCACGGCAACAAGACGATTGTGTTTGCTTGA
- a CDS encoding PaaI family thioesterase, translating into MGFDYCFACGKDNPHGLHMHFERDGDGVVCHFRTEAHHIGWPNVQHGGITCTLLDEASAYVPFLMGLVTVTAELNISFKKPIHVGEQLRVWAKPTKVSSRLLLVEAGVEGEDGEVKATSTAKMMVLSADKQKQLGMEGLET; encoded by the coding sequence ATGGGATTCGACTACTGCTTTGCGTGCGGGAAGGACAACCCGCACGGCCTCCACATGCACTTCGAGCGGGATGGGGACGGCGTCGTGTGCCACTTCCGGACGGAGGCTCACCACATCGGCTGGCCCAACGTGCAGCACGGTGGCATCACGTGCACCCTTTTGGACGAGGCCTCGGCGTACGTGCCGTTTCTCATGGGACTCGTGACCGTGACCGCGGAACTCAACATCTCGTTCAAGAAGCCCATTCACGTGGGGGAACAGCTTCGCGTGTGGGCCAAACCCACCAAGGTGTCTTCGAGACTTCTGCTCGTCGAAGCCGGCGTCGAGGGCGAGGACGGAGAGGTCAAGGCGACATCCACCGCGAAAATGATGGTCCTCAGCGCGGATAAACAGAAACAACTCGGCATGGAGGGGTTGGAGACCTAA
- a CDS encoding methyl-accepting chemotaxis protein, giving the protein MSLRAKLVLVVLCSLAVSIPISNVINAAIHRAMPNSHYGVYVNSGVSLIVSAALLMAAIQWLVIRPLGQLVAAVKDIAAGNLAVRVGVKSRDEMGLLAQELNAAAAAMQAVIRELVSTSGDLAAASQEFAASAEETGKAAEQIALTIQDVSTGVQRQDARIARSTDVFQLLARGMDDMSARFRGAKEATSEARHAAQDGGQHVAQALAQMGSVEDAFEHLAQAVRGFASRSQEVGAIVEVMTRIAKQTHLLALNAAIEAARAGEAGRGFSVVASEIRKLAEQSADSSRQIAALVASIQADMENAAERMASSREQVEAGRGSFQAVDASFARIQAAILRVDEELEGVVKFVDRLGQASAQLREGVDEIAQVSAQTSAGMETVAAATEEQLASMEEMTASAAALAQMAESLQRMVANFRVEG; this is encoded by the coding sequence GTGAGCCTGCGCGCGAAGTTGGTCCTCGTCGTCCTTTGCAGCCTCGCCGTGAGCATCCCCATTTCGAATGTCATCAACGCCGCCATTCACCGCGCCATGCCCAACAGCCACTACGGCGTCTACGTGAATAGCGGTGTGAGCCTCATTGTCTCGGCCGCGCTGCTGATGGCGGCCATTCAATGGCTCGTCATTCGGCCGCTCGGCCAACTGGTGGCTGCTGTGAAGGACATCGCGGCCGGCAACCTCGCGGTGCGGGTCGGCGTCAAAAGCCGGGACGAGATGGGGCTGCTCGCCCAGGAGCTGAATGCCGCGGCCGCCGCCATGCAGGCCGTCATTCGCGAGCTCGTCAGCACGTCGGGGGATCTCGCCGCGGCCAGTCAGGAATTCGCCGCGAGCGCAGAGGAAACGGGCAAGGCGGCGGAGCAGATTGCGCTCACCATCCAGGACGTCTCCACGGGCGTGCAGCGCCAGGACGCGCGCATCGCGCGCTCGACGGACGTGTTTCAGCTTCTGGCGCGCGGCATGGACGACATGTCGGCGCGGTTTCGGGGCGCGAAGGAGGCCACGTCGGAGGCGCGCCACGCGGCCCAGGACGGCGGTCAACACGTGGCGCAGGCGCTCGCACAAATGGGCTCCGTCGAAGACGCGTTTGAGCACCTCGCGCAGGCGGTGCGGGGGTTTGCGTCGAGATCGCAGGAGGTCGGCGCCATCGTCGAGGTCATGACCCGCATTGCGAAGCAGACGCACCTGTTGGCCCTGAACGCGGCCATTGAGGCGGCGCGCGCGGGTGAGGCCGGGCGCGGGTTTTCGGTGGTGGCGTCGGAGATTCGCAAGCTGGCGGAGCAATCGGCCGATTCGTCCAGGCAGATTGCAGCGCTTGTCGCGTCCATCCAGGCGGACATGGAAAATGCGGCGGAGCGCATGGCGTCCTCGCGCGAGCAGGTGGAGGCGGGCCGCGGCTCGTTCCAGGCCGTGGATGCTTCGTTTGCGCGCATCCAGGCCGCCATCTTGCGCGTCGACGAGGAGCTTGAGGGCGTGGTGAAGTTCGTGGATCGCCTGGGCCAAGCGTCGGCCCAGCTGCGCGAAGGCGTGGACGAAATTGCGCAGGTGTCCGCACAGACGAGCGCGGGCATGGAGACGGTGGCCGCCGCGACGGAGGAGCAGCTGGCGTCGATGGAGGAGATGACGGCCTCGGCTGCGGCGCTCGCGCAGATGGCGGAGTCGCTGCAGCGGATGGTGGCGAATTTCCGCGTCGAAGGGTAA
- a CDS encoding beta propeller repeat protein, whose amino-acid sequence MRRWMIIGIVTSCCGLWAAGCGSPTPIAREPAPFSNHSAAGSAERAQARAAQAPAQAPALSANASPSVAGPNGEAQELASHGEFAISGTPTFAPARVTQTVAPTFVGTLGFAALDGQSQSAIVEGQAGAWHIAGQLPGQVVALSFANRLNGLAVTVEHGAPRPNELEGAATYRIWQTRNGGASWRSVWQTTVPPEEASMAETPVVALWGSVGYAAIAGQLLRSSDGGATWVKVPVQGAVLDAAFVSPTDVWLSEVSPKALAPGQHPSPVWLAVSEDGAHTFHTVVTGPSVVPWEANIAMDGDGSGIWVVKDLNSWQTRVLWTTNRWASWREAAPSAYQGRIAQSVPVIDGSAAYIGLCPGAAPFPGGVTSFDLRTGRAATLVTVPYWYAVSLARGPSGDWYAAPSSSEPTGLYESVASLRDWRRVSPLFPPDEQIIVDPALGSPGSPALIGIDGDLFQGTVAESTDGGASWRAIASMPQAMPIAVAAGPAGSLAVMTLSAPTAGTGQAHLWVSRDGGRHWTELAAAALPNGLAANLSPFAPTNVALAMTPSGYQMAITTGSSDLVLTSRDGVHWAVAGSMRSQDIASAFAFDGTTVWWADNRVVRPGSKVGGKDQPPVFQPVLTESEGNGKPLRTVSLPEGYGALAMAWAGSRGMVVCASSANMDPAQGMTLFVTTNGGATWRARHVAAASQALLPGSVVSLALSGDAFGALLTDRGLLLTRDGGVTWSYAPQKP is encoded by the coding sequence ATGCGCCGCTGGATGATTATTGGAATCGTGACTTCGTGCTGCGGCTTGTGGGCCGCGGGGTGTGGCAGTCCGACGCCCATCGCTCGCGAACCCGCGCCCTTCAGCAATCACTCTGCGGCGGGCTCGGCAGAGCGCGCCCAGGCGAGGGCCGCGCAGGCCCCAGCACAGGCGCCGGCGCTTTCGGCGAACGCGTCGCCGTCCGTCGCGGGGCCAAACGGTGAGGCCCAGGAACTCGCGAGCCACGGCGAATTCGCGATTTCCGGCACGCCCACCTTCGCGCCCGCGCGCGTCACGCAGACCGTTGCGCCGACCTTCGTCGGCACACTCGGGTTTGCCGCGCTCGACGGGCAGTCGCAGAGCGCGATCGTGGAAGGCCAAGCCGGTGCCTGGCACATCGCGGGGCAGCTGCCGGGACAGGTGGTGGCGCTTTCCTTTGCCAATCGCTTGAATGGGCTCGCCGTGACGGTGGAGCACGGGGCGCCGCGCCCCAATGAGCTCGAGGGAGCAGCCACGTATCGCATCTGGCAGACGCGAAACGGCGGTGCATCCTGGCGGAGCGTGTGGCAGACGACGGTCCCTCCCGAGGAGGCGTCCATGGCGGAGACGCCGGTCGTCGCGCTGTGGGGCTCGGTGGGCTACGCGGCCATCGCGGGTCAGCTTTTGCGCTCTTCCGACGGCGGCGCGACGTGGGTGAAGGTTCCCGTCCAGGGCGCGGTCCTCGATGCCGCGTTCGTGTCGCCCACAGACGTCTGGCTGAGCGAGGTCTCGCCGAAGGCGCTTGCCCCGGGCCAACACCCTTCGCCCGTGTGGCTCGCGGTAAGCGAGGACGGCGCGCACACCTTCCACACGGTCGTCACCGGCCCGAGCGTGGTGCCGTGGGAGGCCAACATCGCCATGGACGGAGACGGCAGCGGGATCTGGGTGGTGAAGGACCTGAACAGCTGGCAGACGCGCGTCCTCTGGACGACGAACCGCTGGGCCTCCTGGCGCGAGGCCGCGCCATCCGCGTATCAGGGCCGCATCGCCCAGTCGGTGCCCGTGATCGACGGAAGCGCCGCGTACATCGGTCTGTGTCCCGGGGCCGCGCCGTTCCCCGGCGGCGTGACGTCGTTTGACCTAAGGACCGGTCGCGCGGCCACGCTCGTCACCGTCCCGTACTGGTACGCTGTCTCGCTCGCCCGCGGCCCGTCTGGAGATTGGTATGCCGCGCCATCTTCGTCGGAGCCGACGGGCCTGTACGAAAGCGTGGCTTCCCTCCGCGACTGGCGGCGCGTGAGCCCGCTCTTCCCGCCCGATGAACAAATCATCGTCGATCCGGCGCTTGGCTCGCCGGGATCGCCCGCGCTCATCGGCATCGACGGGGATCTGTTTCAGGGAACGGTGGCCGAGAGCACGGACGGTGGCGCGTCGTGGCGCGCCATCGCAAGCATGCCTCAGGCGATGCCTATCGCGGTGGCCGCCGGACCCGCTGGGAGCCTCGCGGTCATGACCCTCTCGGCGCCGACGGCTGGGACGGGGCAAGCGCACCTGTGGGTGAGCCGGGACGGCGGACGCCACTGGACGGAGCTCGCTGCAGCCGCGCTACCCAACGGCCTCGCGGCCAATCTCTCGCCCTTTGCGCCGACCAACGTGGCCTTGGCCATGACCCCAAGCGGCTACCAAATGGCGATCACGACGGGATCAAGCGATCTCGTGCTGACCTCCCGCGACGGGGTGCATTGGGCGGTGGCGGGATCGATGCGGAGCCAAGACATCGCCTCCGCGTTCGCGTTCGACGGCACCACGGTTTGGTGGGCCGACAATCGAGTGGTTCGGCCGGGCAGCAAGGTGGGGGGCAAGGACCAGCCGCCCGTGTTCCAGCCCGTGTTGACGGAATCCGAGGGGAATGGCAAACCGCTTCGCACCGTCTCCCTGCCCGAAGGCTACGGGGCGCTCGCCATGGCGTGGGCCGGATCGCGCGGGATGGTGGTGTGCGCATCGTCGGCCAACATGGACCCGGCGCAGGGAATGACCCTGTTCGTCACCACGAATGGCGGCGCGACGTGGCGCGCGCGGCACGTGGCGGCCGCTTCCCAGGCGCTGCTCCCGGGATCGGTGGTCAGCCTGGCGCTCTCGGGCGACGCCTTCGGCGCCCTGCTGACCGATCGCGGCCTCCTGCTGACGCGAGACGGCGGGGTCACGTGGTCGTACGCGCCGCAGAAGCCTTGA
- a CDS encoding aldo/keto reductase, which yields MEYREMGRTGMRVSALGFGGSEIRGADVATVERLLMSALDAGLNVIDTGECYGDSEELIGRAVSHRRAAYFLFTKCGHRSGLETPDWAPETIRASIDRSLKRLRTDYVDLMQLHSCSVEVLREGSVIAELQKAKEAGKIRFLGYSGDNEAAKYAVELGVFDTLQTSVNVADQSAIDEVIPLAASRGMGVIAKRPVANVAWRYEEKPDVDYYVEYWRRLRELKLDFTARPLSEAVGVALRFTLSVPGVTTAIVGTQNPGRWQENARCVDAGPLPQEEFEAIRDAWRRTARPDWVGQT from the coding sequence ATGGAATATCGAGAGATGGGGCGGACCGGCATGCGCGTCAGTGCGCTCGGGTTCGGCGGCTCGGAGATCCGCGGCGCAGACGTCGCGACGGTGGAGCGCCTTTTGATGAGCGCGCTCGACGCCGGCTTGAACGTGATCGACACGGGCGAGTGTTATGGCGACAGCGAGGAGCTCATCGGGCGAGCGGTGAGTCACCGGCGCGCGGCGTACTTCTTGTTCACGAAGTGCGGTCACCGCTCGGGACTCGAGACCCCCGATTGGGCGCCGGAGACGATTCGCGCGAGCATCGACCGGAGCCTGAAGCGCCTGCGCACGGATTACGTGGACCTCATGCAACTCCACAGCTGCTCGGTGGAGGTGCTGAGGGAAGGGAGCGTCATTGCGGAGCTGCAAAAGGCGAAGGAGGCTGGGAAAATCCGCTTCCTAGGCTACAGCGGCGATAACGAGGCGGCGAAATACGCGGTGGAGCTCGGCGTGTTCGACACGCTGCAGACGTCCGTGAACGTCGCGGATCAGAGCGCCATCGACGAGGTGATTCCGCTGGCGGCGTCGCGCGGGATGGGGGTCATTGCCAAGCGGCCGGTGGCGAATGTCGCTTGGCGATACGAGGAAAAGCCCGACGTGGACTACTATGTCGAGTACTGGCGCAGGCTGCGCGAGCTCAAGCTCGACTTCACGGCTCGTCCGCTGAGCGAGGCGGTGGGGGTGGCGCTGCGGTTCACGCTTTCGGTGCCGGGCGTGACCACCGCCATCGTGGGCACGCAAAACCCGGGCCGGTGGCAGGAGAACGCGCGCTGCGTGGACGCAGGTCCACTTCCTCAAGAGGAGTTCGAGGCCATCCGCGACGCGTGGCGGCGCACCGCGCGGCCCGATTGGGTGGGACAGACCTGA
- a CDS encoding HAD family hydrolase, with product MDQDPYVRVGRAKLFIFDLDGTVYAETDHFEAYARELAACLPEGKREGFLEDAHRALLHEGHAFYGHAFSRETGERVDAVEEDRPDRAYLHVDDPWGLLQVVAIRHGIGPRDRDEAFLRTRDYMAGPFPMQPLGGLRDAMEAIRARGGHVVLATNSPEPDSRAILRKLNLEDVIEDFVFRAVKPYRTEEHFRRWLQKYGVEPERAVSIGDHYRNEMRPAIRLGMLTIYIDRYIGRDRPDVTLRLTHPGELGDVLMTCLRRADAAEA from the coding sequence GTGGATCAGGACCCTTACGTGCGCGTTGGGCGCGCGAAGCTTTTCATCTTCGATCTCGACGGCACGGTGTACGCCGAGACGGACCATTTCGAGGCGTATGCGCGTGAACTGGCGGCCTGCTTGCCGGAGGGAAAGCGCGAGGGATTTCTCGAGGACGCGCATCGCGCGCTCCTGCACGAGGGGCACGCGTTTTACGGCCACGCGTTCTCGCGCGAGACGGGCGAGCGCGTGGACGCCGTGGAGGAGGACAGGCCGGATCGGGCGTATCTGCACGTGGATGATCCGTGGGGGCTCTTGCAGGTGGTGGCCATCCGGCATGGAATTGGGCCGCGCGATCGCGACGAGGCGTTTTTGCGCACGCGGGACTACATGGCAGGGCCCTTTCCCATGCAGCCCCTCGGCGGACTGCGGGATGCCATGGAGGCCATCCGCGCGCGCGGGGGCCATGTGGTGCTGGCCACCAACAGCCCCGAACCGGACAGCCGCGCCATCCTGCGCAAGCTGAATCTGGAGGACGTGATCGAAGACTTCGTCTTCCGGGCGGTGAAGCCGTACCGCACGGAAGAACACTTCCGCAGGTGGCTCCAGAAGTACGGCGTGGAGCCGGAGCGCGCGGTGTCGATTGGGGATCACTATCGCAATGAGATGCGGCCGGCCATCCGGCTCGGAATGTTGACCATCTACATTGATCGGTATATCGGCCGAGATCGCCCGGACGTCACCCTCAGGTTGACGCACCCGGGGGAGCTGGGGGATGTGCTGATGACCTGCCTTCGGCGAGCGGACGCAGCGGAGGCGTGA
- a CDS encoding NADPH-dependent assimilatory sulfite reductase hemoprotein subunit, whose protein sequence is MSEEKLSKVEFIKRNSRFLRGPLEEELQNGKSHFSEEAVQVLKFHGTYQQDDRDLRRELTKQGKERHYIMMIRARIPGGVLTADQYLVFDRLADEYGNGTMRITTRQTFQLHGVLKAHLKQTIRTIHEALLTTLGGCGDQVRNTVGCAHPHHGPFEDAVRQDLLRLVDETSAKTNAYHEIWLDGERVDPEVDRARETLYGETYLPRKFKIGFAYEGDNCADVYSNDIGIVAHRDGESVAGYTLVIGGGMGRTASDKETHPALAKPFAFVSRDELVDVCKAIITIQRDFGNRENRKFARMKYLVESRGIEWFREEAERRLGRTLAPPRPLVWHSSDDHLGRIEDGDKVHLGLYVENGRIADKPGLPLKTALARVIRTYRPTVRLTTQQNLILADLAPETADAIVAELEAQGIRLPDAYSPVKLRAMACPAMPTCGLAIAESERVFPKVVERLEALMRELGLADEPITVRMTGCANGCARPYIAEIGFVGRVIGKYDIFLGANAAGTRLNTRFREMVPFDDLVPTLRPVLELYRDERLPGERFGDFCHRVGIERLNEAVPVS, encoded by the coding sequence GTGTCCGAGGAGAAGCTGTCCAAGGTCGAGTTCATCAAGCGCAACAGCCGCTTTCTGCGCGGCCCCCTGGAAGAGGAGCTGCAGAACGGCAAATCGCACTTTAGCGAAGAAGCCGTGCAGGTCCTGAAGTTTCACGGGACGTATCAACAGGACGATCGCGACCTGCGCCGGGAGCTCACCAAGCAGGGCAAGGAACGTCATTACATCATGATGATCCGCGCGCGCATCCCGGGCGGCGTGCTCACGGCCGATCAGTACCTCGTGTTTGATCGGCTGGCCGACGAATACGGCAACGGCACCATGCGCATCACGACACGCCAGACGTTTCAGCTGCATGGCGTCCTCAAGGCCCATCTCAAACAGACCATCCGCACCATCCACGAGGCGCTCCTCACGACGCTCGGCGGCTGCGGCGACCAGGTGCGCAACACGGTCGGCTGCGCCCACCCGCACCATGGCCCGTTTGAAGACGCCGTGCGCCAAGACCTGCTTCGGCTCGTGGATGAGACGAGCGCGAAGACGAACGCCTATCACGAGATCTGGCTGGACGGCGAGCGCGTGGATCCCGAGGTCGATCGCGCCCGCGAGACCCTGTACGGCGAAACCTACCTGCCGCGCAAGTTCAAAATCGGGTTTGCGTACGAGGGCGACAACTGCGCCGACGTGTACTCCAATGACATCGGCATCGTGGCCCACCGCGACGGCGAGTCGGTCGCCGGGTACACGCTCGTCATCGGCGGCGGCATGGGCCGCACCGCGAGCGACAAGGAGACCCACCCCGCGCTCGCCAAGCCGTTCGCCTTCGTCTCGCGCGATGAGCTCGTCGACGTCTGCAAGGCCATCATCACCATTCAGCGCGATTTCGGCAACCGCGAGAACCGCAAGTTCGCGCGCATGAAGTATCTCGTCGAGTCGCGCGGGATCGAGTGGTTCCGGGAGGAGGCCGAGCGCCGCCTCGGCCGCACGCTCGCGCCGCCTCGCCCCCTCGTCTGGCACTCGAGCGACGATCACCTCGGCCGGATCGAAGACGGCGACAAGGTCCACCTCGGGCTCTACGTCGAGAACGGCCGGATCGCCGACAAGCCAGGCCTGCCGCTCAAAACGGCGCTCGCGCGCGTCATTCGGACGTACCGCCCGACCGTCCGCCTGACGACGCAGCAAAATCTCATCCTGGCCGATCTCGCGCCGGAGACGGCGGACGCCATCGTGGCCGAGCTCGAGGCGCAGGGCATCCGGCTGCCGGACGCGTACTCGCCGGTGAAGCTCCGCGCCATGGCTTGCCCGGCTATGCCGACCTGCGGGCTCGCCATCGCCGAGTCGGAGCGCGTGTTTCCCAAGGTCGTCGAGCGGCTCGAGGCGCTCATGCGCGAGCTCGGCCTGGCCGATGAGCCCATCACGGTGCGCATGACGGGCTGCGCCAACGGCTGCGCGCGGCCGTACATCGCCGAGATTGGCTTCGTCGGCCGCGTCATCGGCAAGTACGACATCTTCCTCGGCGCCAATGCCGCCGGCACGCGGCTCAACACGCGCTTCCGCGAAATGGTGCCGTTTGACGATCTCGTCCCGACGCTGCGCCCGGTGCTCGAGCTCTACCGCGACGAGCGGCTTCCCGGCGAGCGATTCGGCGACTTCTGCCATCGCGTCGGTATCGAGCGGCTGAACGAAGCCGTCCCGGTTTCCTGA
- the cobA gene encoding uroporphyrinogen-III C-methyltransferase codes for MAYGRVALVGAGPGHPGLLTERARQLIEQADVVVYDRLVSPRLLLHAKANATLLYAGKAPGCHALAQRDIEAMLIDMARDHALVVRLKGGDPLVFGRGAEEAAALRAAGVPFELVPGITSAVAVPAFAGIPVTLRGVSRSFAVATGHAGDGLRAEVEALARAETLVLLMGVAEWPAIAEALVAQGVAEDTPAAMIQWGTRAKMRTIRATVATLAAEAKRHRIGSPAVIVVGHVAADASLGAWFESMPRFGERHLVLASTMREALQQAERLEADGAEVLAYSWDRARSARTNDLDAALSALSGSKAPGFAFQTSLGVELWGCAVSRAGIDLRQLAGVRLAALDGYVAQALGDRGLRPDARSLGEIARMPVDVWFVEAMGGERDVELEAALRASGAEVRPLAMLGPRLTPAVSGRWQPFVRTLEDVIAEWMADGPFQAWALGDPALVRPLARELSLGDIPLRRADRFGLAAAEAVCGA; via the coding sequence ATGGCCTACGGCCGCGTGGCGCTCGTCGGAGCGGGCCCGGGGCACCCGGGGCTTCTGACCGAGCGCGCCCGCCAACTCATCGAACAGGCCGACGTCGTGGTCTATGATCGCCTCGTCTCGCCTCGGCTTCTCCTGCACGCCAAGGCGAATGCCACCCTGTTGTACGCCGGCAAGGCCCCCGGGTGTCACGCGCTCGCGCAGCGGGATATCGAGGCGATGCTCATCGACATGGCGCGCGATCACGCCCTCGTCGTCCGCCTGAAAGGCGGCGATCCGCTCGTCTTCGGCCGCGGCGCGGAGGAGGCGGCCGCCCTGCGCGCGGCGGGCGTGCCGTTCGAACTGGTGCCAGGCATCACGTCGGCCGTGGCCGTGCCGGCCTTCGCCGGCATTCCCGTGACGCTGCGCGGCGTGAGCCGCTCGTTTGCCGTGGCGACGGGCCACGCGGGCGACGGCCTGCGCGCCGAGGTCGAAGCCCTCGCGCGCGCCGAGACGCTGGTGCTCCTGATGGGCGTCGCCGAGTGGCCCGCCATCGCCGAGGCGCTTGTGGCGCAGGGCGTCGCCGAGGACACGCCTGCGGCCATGATCCAGTGGGGCACGCGCGCGAAGATGCGAACCATCCGCGCCACCGTGGCGACGCTTGCGGCCGAGGCCAAGCGGCACCGCATCGGGTCGCCCGCCGTGATCGTCGTCGGCCATGTGGCGGCGGACGCGTCGCTCGGCGCCTGGTTCGAGTCGATGCCGCGCTTTGGCGAGCGACACCTCGTCTTGGCGTCCACCATGCGCGAGGCGCTTCAGCAGGCCGAGCGCCTCGAGGCGGACGGCGCCGAGGTCCTGGCCTACAGCTGGGACAGGGCGCGCAGCGCGCGCACGAACGATCTCGACGCCGCGCTATCCGCGCTTTCGGGCAGCAAGGCCCCCGGCTTTGCCTTTCAAACGTCGCTCGGGGTCGAACTGTGGGGGTGCGCCGTTTCGCGCGCCGGGATCGACCTCCGGCAGCTCGCCGGGGTGAGACTCGCCGCGCTCGACGGCTATGTCGCGCAGGCCCTCGGCGATCGCGGCCTGCGCCCGGACGCCCGCTCGCTCGGCGAAATCGCCCGCATGCCGGTCGACGTGTGGTTTGTCGAGGCGATGGGCGGCGAGCGAGACGTCGAGCTCGAGGCGGCGCTTCGCGCGAGCGGGGCGGAGGTGCGGCCGCTCGCCATGCTCGGCCCGCGGCTCACACCGGCCGTGTCTGGGCGCTGGCAGCCGTTCGTGCGCACCCTCGAGGACGTGATCGCCGAGTGGATGGCTGATGGGCCGTTCCAGGCATGGGCGCTTGGCGATCCGGCCCTTGTGCGCCCGCTCGCGCGCGAGCTTTCGCTCGGCGACATCCCGTTGCGCCGCGCCGACCGATTCGGCCTCGCCGCGGCGGAGGCGGTGTGTGGCGCATGA